One genomic region from Thermoleptolyngbya sichuanensis A183 encodes:
- the sufU gene encoding Fe-S cluster assembly sulfur transfer protein SufU: protein MSLDNLRDLYQQVILERYKKPRYKGKTDPIDRYQKGHNPSCGDTIELTLHLEDDPQGDPSVKRISDVKFEGEGCAISMASADLMAEALRGKTTDEALEMVQKFQAMMRGEAEFPADLRKLNVMQGVAQFPVRIKCANLSWHTLKAALEAAQSEQPEFVSNEAEG from the coding sequence ATGTCTCTCGACAATCTGCGCGATCTCTACCAGCAGGTCATCCTGGAGCGCTACAAAAAGCCACGCTATAAGGGCAAAACCGACCCTATTGACCGCTACCAGAAGGGGCACAATCCGTCTTGCGGCGATACGATCGAACTCACGCTCCACCTAGAGGACGATCCGCAGGGTGATCCTTCGGTGAAGCGCATTTCAGACGTGAAATTTGAAGGGGAAGGCTGCGCGATTTCCATGGCCTCGGCCGATCTGATGGCCGAAGCACTGCGCGGCAAGACCACAGACGAAGCGCTGGAGATGGTGCAAAAGTTTCAAGCCATGATGCGCGGCGAGGCCGAGTTTCCCGCCGATCTCCGCAAGCTCAACGTCATGCAGGGCGTTGCCCAATTTCCCGTGCGGATCAAGTGCGCGAACCTCTCCTGGCATACGCTAAAAGCCGCACTGGAAGCCGCTCAGAGCGAACAGCCCGAATTTGTCAGCAACGAGGCCGAGGGCTAA
- a CDS encoding HAD family hydrolase, translated as MTSIQGLFAMRSLSGLTLFCDFDGPIIDVSDRYYETYLLGLSDVQTLYQTRGITVPVHRLSKAQFWDMKQNRVPDVEIALRSGLWGDQIEVFLKRVVEIVNRPDLLQKDTLQPGARWALSLLRAQGARLVLVTLRCRDQATQVLKSHGLLDLFNGIWGMQDTGAAYANQAEHKTGLLAEAIATMGSGSTAWMVGDTEADVIAGQAAGIATIALTCGIRSQSYLKKFEPTRLHSDLLSAVHYLVYQSENCSMSVA; from the coding sequence TTGACCTCCATTCAAGGACTCTTCGCAATGCGATCGCTCTCCGGACTCACCCTCTTCTGCGACTTTGACGGCCCCATCATCGACGTTTCCGACCGCTACTACGAAACGTATCTCCTGGGTCTGTCAGATGTGCAAACCCTGTATCAAACTCGCGGCATTACGGTGCCTGTGCATCGCCTCAGCAAGGCCCAGTTCTGGGACATGAAGCAAAACCGCGTGCCCGATGTAGAAATTGCCCTGCGATCGGGGCTGTGGGGCGACCAGATCGAGGTGTTCCTCAAGCGCGTGGTGGAAATTGTGAACCGTCCCGACCTGCTGCAAAAAGACACCCTCCAGCCAGGGGCGCGGTGGGCACTGTCGCTGCTGCGGGCACAGGGGGCGCGGCTGGTGTTGGTGACGCTGCGCTGCCGCGACCAGGCAACGCAAGTTTTGAAAAGCCACGGCCTGCTTGACCTGTTCAACGGCATTTGGGGAATGCAGGATACGGGCGCGGCCTACGCAAACCAGGCAGAACACAAGACGGGGCTATTGGCAGAGGCGATCGCCACGATGGGCAGCGGCTCCACGGCTTGGATGGTGGGCGACACCGAAGCAGACGTGATCGCCGGACAAGCTGCGGGCATTGCCACAATCGCCCTCACCTGCGGCATTCGCAGTCAGTCCTACCTGAAAAAGTTTGAACCCACCCGTCTGCACAGCGACCTGCTTTCTGCGGTTCACTACCTGGTCTATCAGAGCGAAAACTGCTCGATGTCGGTCGCCTAG
- the crtE gene encoding geranylgeranyl diphosphate synthase CrtE: MVATQVFDLSGYLAERQAIVEAALDQSLPVVYPETIYESMRYSLMAGGKRLRPILCLATCEMLGGTVEMALPTACALEMIHTMSLIHDDLPAMDNDDYRRGKLTNHKVYGEDIAILAGDGLLTYAFEYIAARTTGVPSDRTLQVIVHLSRAVGAAGLVGGQVVDLESEGKPDVTLETLTWIHRHKTGALLEASVVCGAILAGASAEDQQRLSRYSQDIGLAFQIVDDVLDLTATPEELGKSVGKDLQAQKATYPSFWDIEESKRQAAQLIASAKAELSPYGTRAQPLLAIADYITARTH; encoded by the coding sequence ATGGTGGCGACTCAAGTTTTTGATTTATCGGGTTATTTGGCAGAACGACAGGCGATCGTAGAAGCGGCGCTGGATCAATCCCTTCCGGTGGTCTATCCCGAAACGATCTACGAGTCGATGCGCTATTCCCTGATGGCGGGGGGCAAGCGGCTGCGGCCGATTTTGTGCCTGGCGACTTGCGAGATGTTGGGCGGCACGGTAGAAATGGCGCTGCCGACGGCCTGTGCGCTAGAGATGATTCATACCATGTCGCTGATTCACGATGATCTGCCTGCGATGGACAACGACGACTATCGCCGGGGCAAACTCACGAATCATAAGGTTTACGGCGAGGACATCGCGATTCTGGCGGGCGATGGCCTTTTGACCTATGCATTTGAATACATTGCTGCAAGAACGACGGGCGTGCCGAGCGATCGCACGCTTCAGGTGATTGTCCACCTCAGTCGGGCAGTCGGCGCGGCGGGTCTGGTGGGCGGACAGGTTGTAGATCTGGAGTCGGAAGGGAAGCCGGACGTGACCCTGGAAACGCTGACCTGGATTCATCGCCACAAGACCGGGGCGCTGCTAGAAGCATCGGTCGTCTGTGGGGCGATCCTGGCAGGCGCTTCGGCAGAAGATCAGCAGCGGCTATCTAGATATTCGCAAGATATTGGGCTGGCGTTCCAGATTGTGGATGACGTGCTGGATTTGACCGCTACGCCGGAGGAATTGGGGAAATCTGTTGGCAAAGACCTACAGGCTCAAAAGGCAACTTATCCCAGTTTTTGGGACATTGAAGAATCGAAGCGGCAGGCGGCGCAACTGATCGCCAGCGCCAAGGCAGAACTGTCTCCCTATGGCACTCGTGCCCAGCCGCTTTTGGCGATCGCCGACTATATCACTGCCCGAACGCACTAG
- a CDS encoding NAD-dependent succinate-semialdehyde dehydrogenase, translated as MGIATVNPATGETLQTFDALTDGAIARAIDAAQHMFESYRHTPLAQRAQWLYAAAEILEQEKAEFGKLMTLEMGKPIGPSVAEVEKSAWVCRFYAENAEKFLAPVPIETDASRSYVMYQPLGIVLAVMPWNFPFWQVFRFAAPALMAGNVGLLKHASNVPQSALAIQDILERGGFPKGAFQTLLIGADKVAQIVADDRIKAATLTGSEPAGASLASTAGKSLKKTVLELGGSDPFVVMASADLDLAVSTAVTARMINNGQSCIAAKRFIVQEAIADAFLNALVEKYKALKIGNPLLPETQIGPLATPAILHEVHHQVEACIEAGGRVLIGGDPDDVPTKADAKLSQGNFYPPTIIVDVPPDAPIAQEEIFGPVATVFRVPDLEAAIRLANSTPFGLGASAWTQIPEEGDRLIAELEAGSVFLNGMVKSDPRLPFGGIKRSGYGRELGREGILEFVNVKTVWVK; from the coding sequence ATGGGAATCGCTACAGTAAACCCGGCGACTGGCGAAACGCTACAAACATTTGACGCACTGACCGATGGGGCGATCGCCCGCGCCATCGACGCAGCCCAACACATGTTCGAGTCTTATCGCCACACCCCCTTGGCCCAGCGGGCCCAGTGGCTCTACGCCGCTGCCGAAATTCTAGAACAGGAAAAAGCAGAATTTGGCAAATTAATGACCCTGGAGATGGGCAAGCCCATCGGCCCGTCGGTTGCCGAAGTGGAAAAATCCGCCTGGGTCTGCCGCTTTTATGCCGAAAACGCCGAGAAATTCCTCGCGCCCGTGCCCATCGAAACCGATGCCAGCCGTAGCTACGTCATGTATCAGCCGCTGGGGATTGTGCTGGCGGTGATGCCGTGGAATTTTCCCTTCTGGCAGGTGTTTCGGTTTGCGGCTCCGGCGCTGATGGCGGGCAACGTCGGTCTGCTGAAACATGCCTCCAACGTGCCCCAGTCGGCCCTGGCAATTCAGGACATTTTAGAACGGGGCGGTTTTCCCAAAGGGGCCTTTCAAACGCTGCTGATTGGCGCGGATAAGGTAGCGCAAATCGTTGCGGACGATCGCATCAAGGCCGCCACGCTGACGGGCAGCGAACCCGCCGGAGCCAGCCTCGCCTCTACTGCGGGGAAGTCTCTCAAGAAAACCGTGCTGGAGCTGGGCGGCAGCGATCCGTTCGTCGTCATGGCCAGCGCTGATCTAGACTTAGCCGTGTCTACTGCTGTGACGGCCCGCATGATTAACAATGGTCAGTCCTGCATTGCGGCCAAGCGCTTTATCGTACAAGAGGCGATCGCCGATGCGTTTCTCAATGCCTTAGTCGAGAAATACAAAGCCCTGAAAATTGGCAATCCGCTTTTGCCCGAAACCCAGATTGGGCCGCTGGCCACGCCTGCCATTTTGCACGAAGTTCACCACCAAGTAGAAGCCTGCATCGAGGCGGGCGGCAGGGTGCTGATCGGCGGCGACCCGGATGACGTGCCCACCAAAGCTGATGCCAAACTGAGCCAGGGCAATTTTTACCCGCCGACGATTATCGTCGATGTGCCGCCCGATGCCCCCATTGCCCAGGAAGAAATCTTTGGCCCCGTCGCCACGGTCTTCCGTGTGCCCGACCTGGAGGCTGCCATTCGTCTTGCTAACAGCACCCCCTTTGGGCTGGGTGCGAGCGCCTGGACGCAAATTCCTGAAGAGGGCGATCGCCTCATCGCAGAACTGGAAGCAGGCAGCGTCTTCCTCAACGGCATGGTGAAATCGGATCCGCGCCTGCCTTTTGGTGGCATCAAGCGCTCTGGCTATGGCCGCGAACTCGGCCGCGAAGGCATTCTGGAATTCGTCAACGTCAAAACTGTCTGGGTTAAGTAA
- a CDS encoding LysR family transcriptional regulator produces MIHATLHQLKVFEATARHGSFTRAAEELFLTQPTVSMQVKQLTKAIGLPLFEQVGKRLFLTDAGRELFSTCQEIFGKLEQLEMSIADLKGMKQGRLRLAVITTAKYFLPRLLGPFCQKYPGVDISLTVTNHERVIERLGNNQDDLYVMSQLPENLDIVAHPFLDNPLVVIGPKTHPLAKEKNISLERLAEETFIMREPGSGTRRAFQKLLDDHDLSVRVRLELGSNEAIKQAIAGGLGLAVLSSHTIAHDGSMGELMAFDVEGFPIPRKWYVVHLSGKQLSVVASTFLDYLQVAAAQMEETGVIPTLV; encoded by the coding sequence GTGATTCACGCGACGCTGCATCAGCTCAAGGTCTTTGAGGCAACGGCCCGGCACGGCAGCTTTACGCGGGCGGCGGAGGAGCTATTTCTGACCCAGCCCACCGTGTCCATGCAGGTAAAGCAGCTAACCAAGGCAATCGGCCTGCCCCTGTTCGAGCAAGTCGGCAAACGACTGTTTTTGACCGATGCAGGACGGGAGCTATTTTCCACCTGTCAGGAGATTTTTGGCAAGCTGGAACAGTTGGAAATGAGCATTGCCGACCTGAAAGGCATGAAGCAGGGCCGGCTGCGGCTAGCGGTCATCACGACGGCAAAATACTTTCTGCCGCGCCTGCTCGGCCCCTTTTGCCAAAAATATCCCGGCGTCGATATTTCCCTCACGGTCACCAACCATGAACGTGTGATCGAGCGCCTGGGCAACAACCAGGACGACCTCTACGTGATGAGCCAGTTGCCGGAAAATCTGGACATCGTGGCCCACCCGTTTTTGGATAACCCGCTGGTGGTGATTGGCCCCAAAACCCATCCCCTGGCAAAAGAAAAGAACATTTCCCTAGAGCGGCTGGCAGAAGAAACTTTCATTATGCGGGAGCCGGGATCGGGCACACGCCGCGCCTTTCAGAAGTTGCTGGATGACCACGACCTGTCGGTGCGGGTGCGGCTGGAATTGGGCAGCAATGAGGCCATTAAGCAGGCGATCGCCGGAGGGCTGGGGCTGGCAGTTCTGTCGTCGCACACCATCGCTCACGACGGCTCGATGGGCGAACTGATGGCCTTCGATGTCGAAGGTTTCCCAATTCCCCGCAAGTGGTACGTCGTCCACCTGTCGGGCAAGCAGCTTTCGGTCGTCGCCTCCACCTTCCTCGACTACCTGCAAGTCGCCGCCGCCCAAATGGAAGAAACAGGCGTAATTCCCACGCTAGTTTAG
- the folD gene encoding bifunctional methylenetetrahydrofolate dehydrogenase/methenyltetrahydrofolate cyclohydrolase FolD has protein sequence MADILDGKALAQTLQTDLAQQIAKIKAAGGRSPGLAVLMVGDNPASAAYVRNKERACEKLGMVSLGKHFPANTTQAELSQVIDELNHDDRVDGILVQLPLPDHLDSVALLNQIHPDKDADGLHPMNLGRLVRGEVGLQSCTPAGVMKLLEEYHIDPRGKHAVVIGRSILVGKPLGLMLLAQDATVTMAHSRTPDLPAVARSADILVAAVGRPNLITADMVKPGAVVIDVGINRITDDGGGRLVGDVDFASVKDVASWITPVPGGVGPMTVTMLMANTVWSYLRRVAG, from the coding sequence ATGGCGGACATTTTGGATGGCAAGGCGCTGGCTCAAACACTTCAGACAGACCTGGCGCAGCAAATCGCAAAGATCAAAGCGGCAGGAGGGCGATCGCCCGGTCTAGCCGTCCTCATGGTGGGCGACAACCCCGCCAGCGCCGCCTACGTCCGCAACAAAGAACGCGCCTGCGAGAAACTGGGCATGGTGTCCTTGGGCAAGCATTTTCCCGCCAATACGACTCAAGCAGAACTGTCGCAGGTCATCGACGAACTCAACCACGATGATCGCGTAGACGGCATACTGGTGCAGCTTCCTCTGCCCGATCACCTGGATTCCGTCGCCCTGCTCAACCAAATTCACCCCGACAAAGATGCCGACGGGCTGCACCCCATGAACTTGGGTCGCTTGGTGCGCGGCGAAGTGGGGCTACAAAGCTGCACCCCCGCAGGCGTGATGAAGCTGCTGGAGGAATATCACATCGACCCCAGGGGCAAACATGCTGTCGTCATCGGGCGCAGCATCCTGGTCGGCAAGCCCCTCGGCCTGATGCTGCTAGCCCAAGATGCCACCGTCACGATGGCCCATTCCCGCACCCCCGACCTGCCTGCTGTTGCCCGCTCTGCCGATATCCTGGTCGCCGCCGTGGGCCGCCCCAACCTGATCACTGCCGATATGGTGAAGCCCGGAGCCGTTGTGATTGATGTGGGCATCAACCGCATCACCGACGACGGCGGCGGCCGTTTGGTGGGCGACGTAGACTTTGCATCGGTCAAAGACGTGGCCTCCTGGATCACGCCCGTCCCCGGCGGCGTTGGGCCGATGACCGTAACGATGCTGATGGCAAATACGGTGTGGAGTTATTTAAGGAGAGTGGCGGGGTGA
- a CDS encoding acetolactate synthase large subunit: MTSLNTAELLVKCLENEGVEYIFGLPGEENLHVLEALKHSSIRFITTRHEQGAAFMADVYGRLTGKAGVCLSTLGPGATNLMTGVADANLDRAPLVAITGQVGTDRMHIESHQYLDLVAMFSPVTKWNAQIVRPSITPEIVRKAFKIAQSEKPGAVHIDLPENIAAMTVEGTPLRKEAIEKVYASFNSIERAAAAISQAQNPIILVGNGAIRSYASDAVTHFARSLNIPVANTFMGKGVIPYTDRLALWTVGLQQRDFISCGFDNTDLVIAIGYDLIEYSPKRWNPTGEIPIIHINATPAEIDSSYIPLAEVIGDISDSLEEILRRSDRQDKPEPYAIHLRKDILADYEEHAKDDSFPVKPQKLIYDLRTVMGPEDIVISDVGAHKMWMARHYHCDRPNTCIISNGFAAMGIAIPGAIAAKLVAPNRKVVAVTGDGGFMMNNQELETALRIGTPFVTIIFNDGGYGLIEWKQHNHFGESAFIKFTNPDFVKLAESMGLKGYRISATTDFIPTLKEALAQDVPAIIDCPIDYSENLRFSQRAGDLTCAI, encoded by the coding sequence ATGACCTCTCTCAACACCGCCGAACTGCTTGTGAAATGTCTGGAAAACGAAGGTGTGGAATACATCTTTGGTTTGCCAGGTGAGGAAAACCTGCATGTCTTGGAGGCGCTGAAGCACTCGTCAATCCGCTTCATCACCACGCGACATGAACAGGGTGCGGCGTTTATGGCGGATGTGTATGGGCGGCTGACGGGCAAGGCGGGCGTGTGTTTGTCTACGCTGGGGCCCGGCGCGACGAACCTGATGACGGGCGTAGCGGATGCCAATCTAGACCGTGCGCCGCTGGTGGCCATTACCGGACAAGTGGGTACGGATCGGATGCATATTGAATCGCATCAGTATCTCGATCTGGTCGCCATGTTTTCACCCGTCACGAAATGGAACGCGCAAATCGTGCGACCAAGCATTACCCCAGAAATTGTCCGCAAGGCGTTCAAGATTGCACAAAGCGAAAAACCCGGTGCCGTACACATTGACCTCCCGGAAAATATCGCGGCAATGACGGTGGAGGGAACGCCACTGCGAAAAGAGGCGATCGAAAAAGTGTATGCATCGTTCAACAGCATTGAACGGGCGGCCGCTGCCATTTCGCAAGCCCAGAATCCCATCATCCTGGTGGGGAATGGCGCAATTCGCTCCTATGCCAGTGATGCGGTGACCCACTTTGCGCGATCGCTCAATATTCCCGTCGCCAATACCTTCATGGGCAAGGGCGTGATTCCCTACACCGATCGCCTGGCCCTGTGGACGGTGGGCTTGCAGCAGCGTGACTTCATTAGCTGCGGGTTTGACAATACTGACCTGGTGATTGCCATCGGCTACGACCTGATCGAGTATTCGCCCAAGCGCTGGAATCCGACGGGGGAGATCCCGATTATTCACATCAACGCCACCCCTGCGGAAATCGACAGCAGCTATATTCCGCTGGCAGAAGTGATTGGCGATATCTCCGATTCGCTAGAGGAAATTCTGCGGCGGAGCGATCGCCAAGACAAGCCCGAACCCTACGCCATTCACCTGCGAAAAGATATCTTGGCTGACTATGAGGAGCACGCCAAGGACGATAGCTTTCCCGTCAAGCCACAAAAATTAATCTATGATCTGCGAACGGTGATGGGGCCAGAAGATATCGTCATTTCGGACGTGGGAGCGCACAAGATGTGGATGGCGAGACACTATCACTGCGATCGCCCCAACACCTGCATTATCTCCAACGGTTTCGCGGCAATGGGGATTGCTATACCAGGGGCGATCGCCGCCAAGCTGGTCGCCCCAAACCGCAAGGTGGTCGCCGTGACGGGGGATGGCGGCTTCATGATGAACAATCAGGAGCTAGAAACCGCGCTCCGCATCGGCACGCCGTTCGTCACCATTATCTTCAACGATGGCGGCTACGGGCTGATCGAATGGAAGCAGCACAACCACTTCGGCGAGTCGGCGTTTATCAAGTTCACCAATCCCGACTTTGTGAAACTAGCGGAAAGTATGGGGCTGAAAGGCTATCGTATCTCCGCCACTACCGACTTTATCCCTACGCTCAAGGAAGCCCTAGCGCAAGACGTACCTGCCATCATCGATTGCCCCATCGACTATAGCGAAAACCTCCGCTTCAGCCAGCGGGCCGGCGATCTGACTTGCGCGATTTAG
- a CDS encoding divergent PAP2 family protein has product MQDFGQVFQNVVLWVAVAACLIAQVLKLIVELARNGKVSFRTVVNTGGMPSAHSAFVTALACGVGQSSGWESPEFAVAVVFAIIVMYDAAGVRQAAGKQARVLNKIVGEFFEDAEFHEERLKELLGHTPVQVIAGCALGVVVSWLAAKAY; this is encoded by the coding sequence ATGCAGGATTTTGGTCAGGTCTTTCAAAACGTCGTGCTGTGGGTTGCAGTAGCGGCCTGCCTCATTGCCCAAGTGCTGAAGCTAATCGTGGAACTGGCCCGTAACGGCAAGGTCAGCTTTCGCACGGTTGTCAACACGGGCGGAATGCCCAGCGCCCATTCTGCATTCGTCACGGCGCTCGCCTGTGGCGTGGGGCAATCTTCCGGCTGGGAGAGTCCTGAGTTTGCGGTGGCGGTGGTGTTTGCCATTATCGTTATGTACGACGCGGCAGGGGTGCGGCAGGCGGCAGGCAAGCAGGCCCGCGTGCTGAACAAAATCGTGGGCGAGTTTTTTGAAGATGCCGAATTTCACGAAGAGCGGCTCAAGGAACTGCTCGGACACACGCCCGTTCAGGTGATTGCGGGCTGTGCCCTGGGCGTTGTGGTCTCCTGGCTGGCGGCAAAAGCCTATTGA
- a CDS encoding peptidylprolyl isomerase: MKLQKFKQAQWQHKLDHYFLQCKTQLDQVIYSLIRTQDADLTNELYFRLLEGEQSFAELAAQYSQGPEAAKGGLVGPVEIGAYYPSFAHVLTTHAPGDLLTPLPLEDCVVIIRIEQKIPARFDEATQQRLLDELFAAWMDAELRAS, encoded by the coding sequence GTGAAGCTGCAAAAGTTTAAGCAAGCCCAGTGGCAGCATAAGCTCGACCACTACTTCTTGCAGTGCAAAACGCAGCTTGATCAGGTGATTTACTCGCTGATTCGGACTCAGGATGCCGACCTGACCAACGAGCTATATTTTCGTCTGCTAGAAGGTGAGCAGTCTTTCGCAGAACTGGCCGCGCAATATTCCCAGGGACCGGAGGCGGCAAAAGGCGGGCTGGTTGGCCCGGTAGAAATCGGCGCTTATTATCCCAGCTTTGCCCATGTCTTGACGACCCACGCACCGGGCGACCTGCTTACGCCGCTGCCGTTAGAAGATTGCGTGGTGATCATTCGCATCGAGCAAAAGATTCCCGCCCGATTTGACGAAGCGACGCAGCAGCGCCTGCTGGATGAACTGTTTGCTGCGTGGATGGATGCAGAACTGCGGGCCAGCTAG
- a CDS encoding glutathione S-transferase family protein, translating to MLPLTLIIGNKNYSSWSLRPWLAMHQMAVPFTEIRLPLDTPEFHAQIERYSPSRRVPALRQGDWVIWESLAICEYVAELFPDRPWYPADPQVRAIARAVSHEMHAGFAKLRTHMPMDVRSRYPGKGRAPGVQADIDRITSLWRECRSTYGSGGEFPFGGFGIADAMYAPVVSRFVTYGVALDPVCQAYADAVWALPSMQAWITDAQQETEVLTHP from the coding sequence ATGCTTCCCCTCACGCTCATCATCGGCAACAAAAACTACTCCTCTTGGTCTTTGCGGCCGTGGCTGGCGATGCACCAAATGGCCGTGCCCTTTACCGAAATTCGGCTACCGCTAGATACGCCAGAGTTTCACGCGCAGATCGAGCGCTACTCGCCATCGCGGCGGGTTCCTGCGCTGCGGCAGGGCGATTGGGTCATTTGGGAATCGCTGGCGATTTGTGAGTATGTTGCAGAACTGTTTCCCGATCGCCCTTGGTATCCCGCCGATCCTCAGGTGAGGGCGATCGCCCGCGCAGTGAGCCACGAAATGCACGCTGGCTTTGCCAAACTGCGGACTCATATGCCGATGGACGTGCGATCGCGCTATCCAGGCAAAGGCCGCGCTCCAGGCGTGCAGGCTGATATCGACCGCATCACATCCCTGTGGCGCGAATGCCGCAGCACCTACGGCAGCGGGGGTGAGTTTCCGTTTGGTGGCTTCGGCATTGCCGATGCAATGTATGCCCCGGTAGTATCGCGCTTTGTCACCTATGGAGTGGCGCTTGACCCGGTATGCCAAGCCTATGCCGATGCCGTGTGGGCGCTGCCGAGTATGCAGGCATGGATTACAGACGCTCAACAAGAAACAGAAGTCCTGACTCACCCATAA